The Lineus longissimus chromosome 8, tnLinLong1.2, whole genome shotgun sequence region GTGGATAAGAATATCAGACAATCCTTAGCGTTAAATCGTACTGGCCCATACAGGTGTAAGACTTACTTGTTGAAAGATAGGTTTGAATCTCAGTAAGAAATATCATTTTATTCTGCAGTAGTATTAGTATTATAGATCTAATTCTATAGGCCTATGCCTTGCCTTCAGGGCATTGATATTCTCTTATGTATGTCTATCTATCCAGTTCATACCAAGCGAACTATGCCAATATAACAAAACATATCTGCGAACACTTTACTAGAATTGTTTGTCCTGTTGAGGTGGAGAGGACAATGATATGACTGGACGAATAAGATATTTTGCAAGGTTTATACTAAGCCATTACGTAGGCCTACAACATGTacacatttgtacatactgatGTAGCCGAAATAATGTCATCCCAAAGCTTGTCTGGACGTCATTGCATACAGATCCGAATCCACCACAACGTATTCAAGTCCATTTGAAAGAGTGTTGATACCAAACCCAGGCCATTTAAACGATCGGAATCACACTGTATCAAATACCAATATTTAGTACGGTTTACAAAGCAGAAAATATCTATTAACCAcgatttaaatatcattttaGTTTTCCACAAACAGGTTTTGTTGTTGCCCACCTGGGTGATATATTCTTTTGGAGGTATGAGATTTTCTGGGTCAATTCTTGCCTGTTGCTACAAAGGCGGCATTTTAGTAGATATCTCAATGAATATTCTTCAATGTCAGACCTTGCCAAGTTCACTATAGTTTACTCTTTCTATCAATGTGGATCAGTTGAGTACAGTTCTAATGTAGTATACGCCTACCAGGTCAAACGCCCAATAAGAAAATAAATGCTGACAGTTCAAGAGAAGATGATATTCATCTTCTCTTttgtttgattgattttcattctgaatacaagtacatgtatcttcaaatAGAAAGTGTTCCGATATGATATGAGCTCGAGAGACATCGAAGTGGCTCCAGGCAGGCTTACAGTCATATTGTGAATGAAGCAGTTTGCATCATAGGTAAAAACAAGAATCATTAAATGCTAAGGAAAGGCTAAAACTTCTTTTAGGGCAGTTATTGAACAATTTTCCCCCACACATATTCCTTGCTTTATATCATCCACTTTACCCGATCAAGTCAAAGTATTCTTCGGTTTCAAAGAAGCAAAAACACTCAACAACTAATCAGAGAATACGTTGCAAAGGTTTTATGCGTTCGAGCCATGCACGGACTTTAATGAATCATCGGATGCCAAAGAGAATTGAATGCTGGAATTCGATCCTTGTTGCAGACAGATTGGTGATTGATCGATCTTGTACTTCAGGTATGAAGGGGCAAGTAGCTCAAAAGCACAGCAAGGAAACCAGTGTAGAAGATGCCATGTCGGTCTAGgtcttattttttaaaatatcatgggAATTCGATCAGATAAACAGGCGTAGCCCGAATTTGCAATTCATGGTCACTACTCTCTATTCGATTTCCAGGGGCCAAGCCAAAGTAGTAGTCGACCCAGGCCATCATGAAAGCCAGTATCCGCAGTTCTTCCCAGTGGAGGAGTTCGAAACAAGTGAACGAAACGAAGAATTAGAAGAAATATTAGTGTGAGTCAATAAAAAGTTGGGTTACATTTCGAAGTAAGAGGCTGAGGAAAGATACTTAGTTGGCGGATGGTCACTTTAGGTGAAAATGATTAGTATTATTAAGAATAAATACAGACTGAGTGCATTTGCCGCTTGAATGTCTTACTGTACATGCAGCccacatgcacatgcacatgtGAATCAGTTACAACCgttattttcatttctagtGATATATACGTGATAAACAAAGTTTATATGCTGAACGTGTACATGAATGTATTCCGGTTAGTTGAGATATTGGCGTGAAAAACGTTCAATCGTCCAACACATAAGAGTCTACAAACAATGAGTTGTGGCCTTCATGAACCGCACTGAACTTCCAATGAGCGGTATTGCCTCCTTTATATATACGGCAGTGAAATCTAGATTCCATTTAGTCCTGCAAAAAGCAGGAATTAATCAATACTCAATACTAATATCCTCCGAAGTCGGATGCTGAGCTTTCAGCGGtgttgcctccgtagcctccgccccgcgttgtctggaagctgagcaatgtcatacattgagggtcaagatgccgaAGTCGGAGTGAGGCTGTCCATGGGGCGGAATTTGTAATGATATATGGCGACTCTTTTACTGTATACCCCCAGTAATATAACCCGGCCAACCACTCGGTCAAAAGGAAATCATCCATGGCCGGCGGGTGTATCTGCTTACGTCAGCAACTCATCCCCCCAAATTGCACTGATGTCACGTGTGCTCTATAGCCGTCATATATTCCATTCTCGCCTGAATTTCTTTACCGTTATTAGATATACCGATTCCCGTTCAAAGTTTTTCAAAGAAATATTTCTTCCAAAACAGGTCAAGGAAAAAGAAGGAGAAGTCATCAGTGCAACCAGAAACACCTCGACCCCCGACGACAGCCAGCCTCTCGAAACGGCGAAAGGAGACCGCGGACCAGAGGAGGAGACACATGGAGATATGTGTGATCGGGGAAAGGGAAATTATTGGTGAGTTTCAAAATATGGGAAAGAGGTCGTTGGGAGAATTGATAAACAGGTCTGCTGTTGTTTGACTTGTATGTCATTGGTAAATATCTTGTGGCCCAGCACGCGCGGTGACTTCTTCCTATAAAGTCTGCTTTTCCCATGACATTCGCTGTACTAACTACATTTTCACCCAATATTTGTGCTTAAGGAATTATAGTACTAGCGCTGAAGGTTTTTTCTTGTGACGGAGAGAGGCCCGGAAAGACTCTAAATACTAAAGTAGAGTATCTTGATGTTAAAATGATACCTTGGCAATGAAGTTCTTCCCTCGCGAAATTGAACCAGTCGATCTGTTGACACAGGTCTACGACCAAGACTCTAGTTTGGGAAACTGAAATGGCACATTACATCTTTGTTCAGATGATAATACTCCTCTGttgttttcctgaaggtgaTGTCGAGTTGAGCCTTGACCTTCCAACTTACATCTTTACCATCCACTGTATTCAAGACACAGAGGTCTTCTCCCTAGACTTGAAAAACTACGAGCGTCTGGTGACGAGAAAGAATCCCTGGAGTATACAGCTGATGAAGGATATGGTAGCCATCAAGCTGCATTGTCGCATACTACGCTTGGACAACGCAGTGCCAATTCTAAATGCCTTACTTCATAAGCTCGACGAGGAGACCGCGTTACGGCTGAAACAGCAACAGCCGCAGATTACCTCGAAAGAAAAACTCTCGCCGGCAGACGAGATGAACCAATTCATTCCTCAGAGAGGACCTGTGATTGACATTTTTGGCCCTGGGACTGTGTTCTATAGGAATAGAATGCGCGAGAAGGCGAAACGGGAGGCGAAGTCGAAACGGATGTTTGGCGCACATTCGTGGGACATGATGGCCCTCAAGGCTGCCGCCTCCACTGTTCTTCCGGCGCGATTGCCCAACGCCCCTGCGGATGAGGAAAGCGCGTCACCTGACGCTTTACCAAAATTAGTACAGTTAGTTTGTAATTATGCTGACAGTGATAAAAATAGACTAGACAATCAGCAAGATAGTATGATCAGTGGCAGTGCTTTCTTAACGGAAGGTCAATACACACATAGTAGAGATAACTTACAGTCGCAAGGAGACGACTATGAGACTAGTGACAGTGCGCTGAGGACTTTAGAAGCCCGGATGAAGCACTGGCACACTCTGGTGGACAAGATAGAATCTTCTGTGGTAGTGACCGTGAATGATGCGGTGCACGTACCGCCACCTATGCTTCACCATCATCACCAGCAGCCAACGTCGGAAACGAGAGTGGTACAGTTATACAGGTTTAGGAGGGATGTAAGTGtccaaaaatcaattttgaagATAGAAATTGTTATAGGTTTTCATGAGCTGTATCAAAAGAGCATTTTAGCACCAGACGAGTGCATTTTGTATCACTGCACATGTGACCTCTCTGCGCATGCTGGACACAATGTGTCGTCCTTACACGACAAACTAGAAGCAGTAGGCGGGACTGGTATGGTAATGCCCAGTCGTCACCACACAACCTCAATCCAACGTGTATCAACCTATAACGTCGGTCTTCCTTCAATTTCTTTTCAGGAGGCCAAGAAAATCTCGCCGGGTAAGAAGGTTTTCATCCGCAAAAGACGCCCAAAGCCGATGGTGTCGGCGAGTGCGTATAGGCGGTCAGCGGTGtccgatgacgatgttgatgcgCGGAGAAAACGAAACGAAAACTGTCTTCCGGCGGGTCGGCGGAAAGCCATGTCGGAGGGACACGGGAGTCAGCCGTCTGACACGGAGGGAGAAACGGGTGAGGACCATTTTGCGACTGCGTTCTTTTTCTGTTTAACATTTACCATCCTGGAAACTTGAGTTGAGATTTGCACTTCATGGTGAAGCTAGCACCTCTATAAATGCAACCCTCATTAATTGCAATCCTATATATACACCGCATGCATTTTTTAGTAAAATTTGACACTCTATAAGTGTTGGTGAGCTGTGTTCAAAAGGTAACTGCATGCAATTACTATCTAGTGCTAAATCTCAAAACCTTAGCTGTTAGGCGGCATGTCTTATTCCTTCGAAATAATTTGTTGAACCCGTTGTAGTTATGTTGCTGGGTACAGCTTCGTCAGTCATTATGGTGTATCATTCGCAAAGACATTATGAGTTACCCTCTATTGCCTGTtattcttcctctacttctacCATAGCATATTGCCAACCTATCATTTAAACAGGCGGCGGTTCTATATGTGCGGTGAACATTGGCATTGGTGGTGCAGCGAATTGGAGTTTCTGAAGTGTTTTGAAATCAATGTTCTCGATTCTTGCCAAAATTTGGTACGGCAAATAAAAACATACCACTTCTTACAAATACTTGCGGAAAACTACACTTACTTTGAGGTGTAAAAAGCCGCCATCACCAATGCTTCCGTCGCTGTGTCATCAAACAAGGTGTCAGAAAGGATTCCTGTAGTTGACGTATCGCAGGCCGGGGAAATAACGGCACCGTGTGACTGAGTCCAACCAATCAAATCAGAGTATTGGCATGGTTTCTTGACCGTTTTCATTTGCTTACTGGATTCATATCAGGTGAACTTATGCCCTTACTAGCACCTTGTTCATGACATATTGTTCGTTTTTTCTGTTTGTGTAATTCATGCTCTGTCTCTTTCCTAACCTACAAAATAACGCCAACACACATTGGTGATCGTGGCCGTGGTTTGTAACTAGCTTTGCAGGGGCAAGGGAGCACCGCTGCACCTGATCAACCCGGCCTATAGGTGTTACATTGTATCCCGAACACAGCCCCAGTTTTGAGAACTGAAACTTTATACCAAACTGTTATTCGGAGCCAGCGGATGGTGTACCTTTGAGTCTTGTTGGATACAATTTCTATGATAGGGCAACCGTACGATCTAAAACGAATCACTTACTTTGTTATTAAAAGTACATCTATGTCGTCTGCAATCTCTCAAAGATATTTAACTGTGTCGGAAAATCTCAGCTGTCATTTGAGGGTGATGGCATCATCAGATTTGTGGGTTGGCGTCATCAATTTTCGTGTGTAACATCACCACTTAAGTCTTCGGCTGACGTCACCTTTCCTTGTGGCTATCACCCCGCTCATCCTCCTGATCTCCTTGCAGACGACGAACAGAAAGCAGTGGTTTCCACCACCAAGCTTTCTCCCGCATCACCAGCCAAGAAGCACCTACTTAGGCTTAGGAAGGTAGGCTCCATCTGGTCGTTTGCGTGCACGCTTCAGCTCGGACCAACTTTTGAAGTACGTACGCACCAACTTTCCGCGAGATTTCCTCTTCCCTTTTCCTCAAGAACTACTTTCAAATTGATCGAATTGTCTTCAAAACATATTAAATATATGGTCTACTTTCTTCATCGACAACAGCTTTAATGTTTGATAAAACGTTCTCGAAGAAAGATAAAACAATGATCTATATCACTCAAGAGATAGGATATGTGACATTTTTGTTAAAAAGAAAAGGAGTTAGGCTATGACCTAATCCGAGAGATTGTTGCAAAAGCAACTTCTCCAACTATCTGTCGTTCTCCAAATATAATGTATTCCGAATATTTCGGATCTTTCCTCTCGGTGCGTATGACTTCATAGTAGTCCTTTGTGTCTTCATTCAGCTGAGCCTGCTAGCTTTGTAGTTGGTGGTGGCTTGAATTAGAGCCTTTAACAGAGTAACCACAAGTTCCCTTGATTACCAGAACGtaatttttgaacattttttcaTCAACAGTACACTCTTACAAATATGGCTTTTGGGAGCTTTTGAAAACGTTATaagggtttttcagccaacacaagtATACAACCCGTAAAGGGTTCTTCCTTTCCCTGAAAAAGTTTAGGTTTTTCCCAGGCTCAAATACCTTTTgggattttttcatttctctgaaaaacccCTCAACGAGGTGCATATTAGTGTTGGCTTAAAACCCCATTGAGGTTTTTCCAAAGCGCAAAGGCCTTATATTCAAAAGTGTTATGGTGGCTGAAGCGGGGGCCAACATTTCGATGGCCTCACCATCAACTTGCGATAAGGGATGCGATGAAGTAGCGATGGTAGTTCTGTGCGAACTTGAATCAGGGCAACTGTGGATACTCTGTCGCGTAGAAAACTAAATTGATGGAACCTGACCTTAGTTACTTGCCTGTTGTAGTGCTTTCCAGGTGGTGTTTCAGTTAAAACCAATGTGTAGAATCCGATGTTTTAAACGGCGTTATCAGATATAGTGCTACTTTTGTTACACATCTTCTTGTTTCATTGAAGTATGCCATAAGTCTATAATTTTGGAAGTTTGCTATTTTTTATCAGTACTGAAGGCGACATTGCCTAGTTGAGTTGATGTCAACATCCGTgacaaagtttttttgaacagcCAGGCCCTGGCGAGAAACGCACGAAATCTAGGTTCAGAATCAACCAAAGCAAAGGGTTCTCAAACGCCGTTTCAAACATCTAACAACACCCAATTGTAACTCATCCCTAGGAATACGGTCTTTTTGAGCCTCACGTTTTGCAATAATTGAACCCAAGCAACAAATAGCATAACCGAGTTAATTTCGCAGCACCAGCCTCGATATTTCCAATGTTCTTCAACGATTTTTTGCATTTGGTGACTGAATTGGGTTGGCCAACAGAATATTAAGGGTAATATACACGTAGCCATGAAACTCAAAGTTTTGAAGTTagaactgaaaaaaagaagtgaaaggcAACACATTGGGTCGTCTGCCATTCTTGGGAGTGTATTTCCACGGCGGTGGCATATTGTCAACAAAACAAAGTTCGAGTTTTTAGATGGCTTACTTTATTGTTTGCTTTCAATAGTTTTTCAATAGCTCTGGTCAAAGTACAACTCGGTCACCAAATATGCGAAATTAACCTTTAATATTTTAACTCTCTTTTTTAACCCCCAAGTAACGGTTACACGTCTACCCTTCTTACCCTTTTCTTACAAtctttttgtgttgtttttgcCTCTAGGACGTAAGGCGGGTCCTTCTTCAGTGAAACGATGACAACGTAATAGCATGGATACCCCTGCATGGTAACAGTAGAGCTAGTTGCTAAGGATGTCGGTTGCCTAGCAACCAGCGTATCCGTGGAAACGTCCTATGGTAACCAAAGTAATCTTGGAAACGAAATCAAAGACAACATAACATGATATGTGTTCGCTGAGTGTAGCTAATAGACAGCGGGTTAACATTTCTAATTCCTATTTATTGGCTCTGAACAACTGCGCATATCGGATACGGTGCAGGGTCAGAAAAAAGCAAAAATATGCATGATGTAGGCTTTTCAGTGTAGGGGCCTGCATGCATTTGTAACAGTGAGCATAAAATCATGATACTACCTGGCTTGTGATCGGAAAGTGCAATCTAATCGAAACAAGGCCAATTCAGTATTCTCGCAGCCAAAATGCAAGAGCCATTCCGGTCAATGACAGCATCTCCATGTAATGGAACGTAACCTAATGATGCTGCTCGCCCATTCGGAGGTTCTGTTCCCCACATGCTTGATCAGTGCTAGTTGATGGCGCTAATATCTTTACCTGACATGTGGCTTCAGTGGCAGAGATGGCGTCAGGACTGACGTACCGCTGAAGTTAGCACTTAACACTGCTTGAGTTACTGTGCCCTGAAGTGAATATGTAT contains the following coding sequences:
- the LOC135492444 gene encoding uncharacterized protein LOC135492444 isoform X1, whose amino-acid sequence is MAQVYEKVVATISKPPQKRNLKEIQDLLPWFLKKSALFNSLKTDVVTDIIRNCQFVTKHPDDVIIKQGDQGDCFYIILSGKVAIYINNALADEDNLTGTVEEEKEKAEEELLPGEEKKKKKLDRSQFGNYIAQIDAGKSFGELALISKSCVRNASIIADEVTDLLVVNRDLYNRSLRAAQIAEFEEKNKFVTENPLFANWQAKFKRQMAMSIVKQKVPYDGYIVKQGDPVIGLYFVIRGQAKVVVDPGHHESQYPQFFPVEEFETSERNEELEEILVSRKKKEKSSVQPETPRPPTTASLSKRRKETADQRRRHMEICVIGEREIIGDVELSLDLPTYIFTIHCIQDTEVFSLDLKNYERLVTRKNPWSIQLMKDMVAIKLHCRILRLDNAVPILNALLHKLDEETALRLKQQQPQITSKEKLSPADEMNQFIPQRGPVIDIFGPGTVFYRNRMREKAKREAKSKRMFGAHSWDMMALKAAASTVLPARLPNAPADEESASPDALPKLVQLVCNYADSDKNRLDNQQDSMISGSAFLTEGQYTHSRDNLQSQGDDYETSDSALRTLEARMKHWHTLVDKIESSVVVTVNDAVHVPPPMLHHHHQQPTSETRVVQLYRFRRDEAKKISPGKKVFIRKRRPKPMVSASAYRRSAVSDDDVDARRKRNENCLPAGRRKAMSEGHGSQPSDTEGETDDEQKAVVSTTKLSPASPAKKHLLRLRKRQSKKQYTQEEYQELKEELRRRQRELSKFLSKTMLVPV
- the LOC135492444 gene encoding uncharacterized protein LOC135492444 isoform X4 encodes the protein MAQVYEKVVATISKPPQKRNLKEIQDLLPWFLKKSALFNSLKTDVVTDIIRNCQFVTKHPDDVIIKQGDQGDCFYIILSGKVAIYINNALADEDNLTGTVEEEKEKAEEELLPGEEKKKKKLDRSQFGNYIAQIDAGKSFGELALISKSCVRNASIIADEVTDLLVVNRDLYNRSLRAAQIAEFEEKNKFVTENPLFANWQAKFKRQMAMSIVKQKVPYDGYIVKQGDPVIGLYFVIRGQAKVVVDPGHHESQYPQFFPVEEFETSERNEELEEILVSRKKKEKSSVQPETPRPPTTASLSKRRKETADQRRRHMEICVIGEREIIGDVELSLDLPTYIFTIHCIQDTEVFSLDLKNYERLVTRKNPWSIQLMKDMVAIKLHCRILRLDNAVPILNALLHKLDEETALRLKQQQPQITSKEKLSPADEMNQFIPQRGPVIDIFGPGTVFYRNRMREKAKREAKSKRMFGAHSWDMMALKAAASTVLPARLPNAPADEESASPDALPKLVQLVCNYADSDKNRLDNQQDSMISGSAFLTEGQYTHSRDNLQSQGDDYETSDSALRTLEARMKHWHTLVDKIESSVVVTVNDAVHVPPPMLHHHHQQPTSETRVVQLYRFRRDEAKKISPGKKVFIRKRRPKPMVSASAYRRSAVSDDDVDARRKRNENCLPAGRRKAMSEGHGSQPSDTEGETGRKAGPSSVKR
- the LOC135492444 gene encoding uncharacterized protein LOC135492444 isoform X3 yields the protein MAQVYEKVVATISKPPQKRNLKEIQDLLPWFLKKSALFNSLKTDVVTDIIRNCQFVTKHPDDVIIKQGDQGDCFYIILSGKVAIYINNALADEDNLTGTVEEEKEKAEEELLPGEEKKKKKLDRSQFGNYIAQIDAGKSFGELALISKSCVRNASIIADEVTDLLVVNRDLYNRSLRAAQIAEFEEKNKFVTENPLFANWQAKFKRQMAMSIVKQKVPYDGYIVKQGDPVIGLYFVIRGQAKVVVDPGHHESQYPQFFPVEEFETSERNEELEEILVSRKKKEKSSVQPETPRPPTTASLSKRRKETADQRRRHMEICVIGEREIIGDVELSLDLPTYIFTIHCIQDTEVFSLDLKNYERLVTRKNPWSIQLMKDMVAIKLHCRILRLDNAVPILNALLHKLDEETALRLKQQQPQITSKEKLSPADEMNQFIPQRGPVIDIFGPGTVFYRNRMREKAKREAKSKRMFGAHSWDMMALKAAASTVLPARLPNAPADEESASPDALPKLVQLVCNYADSDKNRLDNQQDSMISGSAFLTEGQYTHSRDNLQSQGDDYETSDSALRTLEARMKHWHTLVDKIESSVVVTVNDAVHVPPPMLHHHHQQPTSETRVVQLYRFRRDEAKKISPGKKVFIRKRRPKPMVSASAYRRSAVSDDDVDARRKRNENCLPAGRRKAMSEGHGSQPSDTEGETDDEQKAVVSTTKLSPASPAKKHLLRLRKDVRRVLLQ
- the LOC135492444 gene encoding uncharacterized protein LOC135492444 isoform X2, which codes for MAQVYEKVVATISKPPQKRNLKEIQDLLPWFLKKSALFNSLKTDVVTDIIRNCQFVTKHPDDVIIKQGDQGDCFYIILSGKVAIYINNALADEDNLTGTVEEEKEKAEEELLPGEEKKKKKLDRSQFGNYIAQIDAGKSFGELALISKSCVRNASIIADEVTDLLVVNRDLYNRSLRAAQIAEFEEKNKFVTENPLFANWQAKFKRQMAMSIVKQKVPYDGYIVKQGDPVIGLYFVIRGQAKVVVDPGHHESQYPQFFPVEEFETSERNEELEEILVSRKKKEKSSVQPETPRPPTTASLSKRRKETADQRRRHMEICVIGEREIIGDVELSLDLPTYIFTIHCIQDTEVFSLDLKNYERLVTRKNPWSIQLMKDMVAIKLHCRILRLDNAVPILNALLHKLDEETALRLKQQQPQITSKEKLSPADEMNQFIPQRGPVIDIFGPGTVFYRNRMREKAKREAKSKRMFGAHSWDMMALKAAASTVLPARLPNAPADEESASPDALPKLVQLVCNYADSDKNRLDNQQDSMISGSAFLTEGQYTHSRDNLQSQGDDYETSDSALRTLEARMKHWHTLVDKIESSVVVTVNDAVHVPPPMLHHHHQQPTSETRVVQLYRFRRDEAKKISPGKKVFIRKRRPKPMVSASAYRRSAVSDDDVDARRKRNENCLPAGRRKAMSEGHGSQPSDTEGETDDEQKAVVSTTKLSPASPAKKHLLRLRKVGSIWSFACTLQLGPTFEDVRRVLLQ